A single window of Pseudomonas lijiangensis DNA harbors:
- a CDS encoding aldo/keto reductase family oxidoreductase, translating into MSDASNAGTFLLGDRTINRMGYGAMQLAGPHVFGPPKDSDAAIAVLRGALEAGVNHIDTADFYGPNITNQLIRQALHPYADNLVIATKVGVQRGSDASWLPAHDPADLIRAVHDNLRYLQLDVLEVVNFRAWGTQSAPDEGSIEEPFTVLAELQQQGLIRHLGLSNVTASQVRQAQGIARVACVQNHYNLSHRNDESLIADLDAQGIAYVPFFPLGGFTPLQSEVLASVARRAGASQLCVALAWLLKRSPNILLIPGTSSVAHLRENLTASELNLAPELLAELDAMA; encoded by the coding sequence ATGAGCGACGCCAGCAACGCAGGTACATTTTTACTGGGTGACCGCACAATCAATCGCATGGGTTATGGTGCGATGCAGTTGGCAGGTCCTCATGTCTTTGGTCCGCCCAAGGATTCGGACGCGGCAATCGCTGTGCTGCGTGGAGCGCTGGAGGCTGGCGTGAATCATATCGATACCGCCGACTTCTACGGGCCGAATATCACCAATCAGTTGATTCGCCAGGCCCTGCATCCTTATGCCGATAACCTGGTGATCGCCACCAAGGTGGGTGTCCAGCGTGGCAGTGATGCTTCGTGGTTGCCGGCCCATGATCCGGCCGACCTGATTCGTGCCGTCCACGACAACTTGCGCTACCTGCAACTGGATGTGCTGGAAGTGGTGAATTTCAGGGCCTGGGGTACCCAGAGTGCGCCCGACGAAGGTTCTATCGAGGAACCGTTCACGGTGCTGGCCGAACTGCAGCAACAGGGTTTGATCCGGCACCTTGGGCTGAGCAACGTCACCGCCTCTCAGGTCAGGCAAGCGCAGGGGATCGCCAGGGTTGCCTGCGTGCAGAATCACTACAACCTGTCGCATCGCAACGACGAGTCGCTGATAGCCGATCTGGACGCCCAGGGGATCGCCTATGTGCCGTTCTTTCCCCTGGGTGGTTTCACGCCGCTGCAATCCGAAGTCCTGGCGAGCGTGGCCCGGCGCGCAGGCGCATCACAGCTTTGCGTGGCGCTTGCGTGGCTGCTCAAGCGTTCTCCAAACATCCTGCTGATCCCGGGCACATCGTCTGTGGCTCACCTGCGCGAGAACCTGACCGCCAGCGAATTGAACCTTGCGCCAGAGCTGCTGGCCGAGCTGGATGCCATGGCCTGA